In the Corythoichthys intestinalis isolate RoL2023-P3 chromosome 12, ASM3026506v1, whole genome shotgun sequence genome, one interval contains:
- the LOC130927361 gene encoding trace amine-associated receptor 13c-like, which yields MQTEVEAELCFPLLGNTSCSKTPNPQPIATYMLLSAISLVTVILNLLVIISISHFKQLQTPTNLQLLSLAASDALVGFLMLFQISLIGGCWFFGDLMCIVYFIVDHSVTSASIGSMVLISIDRYVAICDPLRYTIKVTKIRVSISVLICWSTSFFFNCMCLIDILKQSGRFNKCVGRCVVVVTYTVGITDLFLSFIGPITVIVVLYMNVFAVVVSHSRAMRSRVWGGTLRGATTKISELKAARTLGVVVVVFIACIMPYFCIAITGQDAVLNASSTAFIICLFYFNSCLNPLIYAIFYPWFRRSVKLIVTLQILKPDSSQVNMM from the exons ATGCAGACCGAGGTGGAAGCCGAGCTGTGCTTTCCACTGCTCGGCAACACTTCTTGCAGCAAGACTCCAAATCCTCAGCCCATCGCCACCTACATGCTGCTGTCGGCTATCTCTCTCGTCACTGTCATTCTCAACCTGCTAGTCATTATCTCCATCTCTCACTTCAA GCAGCTGCAAACCCCCACCAACCTTCAGCTGCTCTCCCTGGCCGCCTCTGACGCATTAGTGGGTTTTCTAATGTTATTTCAGATTTCGCTGATTGGTGGTTGTTGGTTCTTTGGTGACCTGATGTGTATCGTGTATTTCATTGTGGATCACTCTGTCACATCCGCCTCTATAGGAAGCATGGTGCTCATATCAATCGACCGTTACGTGGCTATCTGTGACCCTCTACGTTATACGATCAAGGTCACAAAAATCAGGGTTTCTATCTCAGTTTTAATATGCTGGTCAACGTCATTTTTCTTCAACTGTATGTGTTTGATCGACATACTGAAGCAATCAGGAAGGTTTAACAAGTGTGTAGGCAGGTGTGTGGTTGTTGTCACGTATACTGTAGGAATCACCGACCTCTTCCTTTCCTTCATAGGCCCGATCACTGTCATTGTGGTTCTGTACATGAATGTGTTTGCAGTGGTTGTGTCTCATTCACGAGCCATGCGTTCTCGCGTGTGGGGCGGCACATTGCGGGGTGCAACCACCAAGATTTCTGAACTGAAGGCAGCCAGGACCCTcggtgtggtggtggtggtgtttaTCGCATGTATCATGCCATATTTCTGCATAGCCATCACAGGCCAGGATGCTGTGCTTAATGCATCATCTACAGCGTTTATCATCTGCTTGTTCTACTTCAACTCCTGTCTAAACCCACTCATCTATGCTATTTTTTATCCCTGGTTTAGAAGGTCCGTTAAGCTCATCGTGACCCTGCAGATTCTGAAACCTGACTCCAGCCAGGTTAATATGATGTAG